The Chelonoidis abingdonii isolate Lonesome George chromosome 12, CheloAbing_2.0, whole genome shotgun sequence DNA segment CGCAAGagttgggagggaggagaaacaggATGCAGCGGTGCTCTCGCGGAgcaggcagaggtgagctggagcaggggggtggggcggggccacggggagctgccggtgtgtgctcagcacccaccaattttttccatggatgctctggccctggagcacccacggagtcggctcCTATGTCCACGCTGTCATCTGTAGCTACATGTGTGAATAAGACTCTAGcaggggaaggcagcggagctgctggagcctttccccacttctGGAGCCTTTacctgtggtggggaaaggctccagcagtgaggaaaggctccGGCACTGGGGAAGCAGCGGGAGACTGCAGTATAGATGGGGAAGGCACTGCTTGAGCGTGTATACAACCATGTACGTAGGGTTTATACCCATAGGCTTCAGGCATATTGCGACTCTACTTGCTTAAGCAATGCCTCGccatctacactgctatctaTGCCCATGTTAGCAGGGGCATGTACTCTACGTCCTCTACATTTGTGTAGTACAAATGTACctcaaatcactttttaaagtaatatcTTTATACTGGCGTAAACCCCTGACGTGCAAACATTTTAAACGTAATTTAATTTGACCCTAGTGTGGTGTGTAGGGTTCACCTTGTCCAGATAAACTGAGCTAAAAGGTGCTAACTAGGAGCAAGGTTGAAGTTAATTCAGGGTTATCTATAATGAAGGGGtcggcaagctttcagaagtgctgtgctgagtcttcatttattcactctaatttaaagtttcgcatgctggtaatacatgttaacctttttagaaggtctctttctagaagtctgtaatatataactaaactattgtatgtaaagtaaataaggtttaaaaatgtttagaagtttcatttaaaattaaattaaaatgcagagcaccccagaccggtggccaggacccgggcagtgtgagtgccactaaaaatcagctcacgtgccgccttcggcacacatggcACAGCTTGCCTACCTCTGCTATAATGTATTGGATAACTCCCAAATAACCTCAAGTGCTTTGCCTCTTGTCCACATACCTTTACAGGATGTGATCATGTTTGTCTTTGTTTATCATCCCTCTGGTCTGACTCCTCCACTGGCTTCCATTTCGTATGTAAGCGCTGATCTTATTCCCCACACATCAGTGGGTCCAAATCCAGCTAAAAACACTGATTTGAGGGGAGAATTTTTCAAAGGCACGTATGGTGATTAGGTGCCTAATTCACATTGACTGTCAGTAGGACTTAGGTACACAGTGGCTGTTTTGTATCACTGAAATCCTCCCCCTGAATCTCCATCTATAACCACCAGACACGACTGGTTTCCTCTGGGACAATGTAATGTACAAAATGCCGGATGAAAGATGTAAGAGCTGGAGAAAAAGCAAGGATTTTGCACAGTATATGTTGTACCTGGCGTTTTGTGTGGATAACCAGCAGAACTTCCCTTCAGTCTTCTCCACAGCTCTCTCCCAATGTATTCCTGATAACGAAGTCGGACCCCCCCCTTCCAACCTTTCTGCTATTGGAAGACTCTAGATGATCAGCAGAATATACTAAGCCACCCTGACCTGAAGACTCATCATTTTAGAGATATTGggtgacatttttgaaaatgcctTAGTGATTTTGGAGCCTAAGGTTTACAGTTCTGCAAGtggttaagggccagattctcacagGTATTTAGAACCTTAAAATGCAGAGAGaggcctagtgagattttcaaaagcaactaagtaGCACCTAACGTCCTCTGTAGTCCAaggaaattaggcacctaagtgatACTGAAAATCCCTGTAGGGGTTATATGCATCTTTGGACACCTAAATAGCTTTTAAAAGCAGCtccttatacttttttttttttttttttaatgggtttcAGCTGCTAAAtgatttttctgtttctgaaaattTATCCTAAGttctattttcaaaagtcactttcaaagaaacttaggctcctaagcacCAAAAGTAACTTTGAAAATAGAATTTGGACTCCTAAGTCACCAAGGCACATTCAAACATGTTATTCATTCAGGCCAGCTGAATCTTCTCTCTAGTAACTATCAGGCATATTCTCCTGAAATCTCATCCGAATGTTCGTAGAAGGATGAAATGAAAAGAGGGCTCGAAGAACAGTTTCCAGACTCCCTGATAGGCTGTTCACCTTTCTCACTTGTGAAAACCGGATGCTGCGCGCTGGAACCTGCCCCGTCCCATGCTCGGCCTCTTTCCCTCCAGGCCTCCCCCCCAATCCTCTTTCCCCCTTACTGTCACCTGCCAGCTGAGTGGGACTCTAGGGGTGTGGAGGTGATTGGGGCAGGGAGAGCCACACTTCAGGGGTAGAATGATGAGGGCCTGATgagatgcatcctagaatactcaaggagttaataaaggaggtatctgagcctctagctattatctttggaaagtcatgggagacgggagagattccagaagactggaaaagggcaaatatagtgcccatctctaaaaagggaaataaaaacaatccaggaaactacagaccagttagtttaacttctgtgccagggaagataatggagcaagtaattaaagaaatcatctgcaaacacttggaaggtggtaaggtgatagggaatagccagcatggatttgtaaagaacaaatcgtgtcaaaccaatctgatagctttctttgataggataacgagtcttgtggataagggagaagcggtggatgtggtatacctagactttagtaaggcatttgatacggtctcgcatgatatccttatcgataaactaggcaaatacaatttagatggggctactataaggtgggtgcataactggctggataaccatactcagagagtagttattaatggctcccaatcctgctggaaaggtataacaagtggggttccgcaggggtctgttttgggaccggctctgttcaatatcttcatcaacgacttagatgttggcatagaaagtacgcttattaagtttgcggacgataccaaactgggagggattgcaactgctttggaggacagggtcaaaattcaaaatgatctggacaaattggagaaatggtctgaggtaaaccggatgaagttcaataaagacaaatgcaaagtgctccacttaggaaggaacaatcagtttcacacatacagaatgggaagagactgtctaggaaggagtatggcagaaagagatctaggggtcatagtggaccacaagctaaatatgagtcaacagtgtgatactgttgcaaaaaaagcaaacgtgattctgggatgcattaacaggtgtgttgtaaacaagacacgagaagtcattcttccgctctactctgcgctggttaggcctcaactggagtattgtgtccagttctgggcaccgcatttcaagaaagatgtggagaaattggagagggtccagagaagagcaacaagaatgattaaaggtcttgagaacatgacctatgaaggaaggctgaaagaattgggtttatttagtttggaaaagagaagactgagaggggacatgatagcagttttcaggtatctaaaagggtgtcatcaggagcagggagaaaacttgttcacctttgcttctaatgatagaacaagaagcaatgggcttaaactgcagcaagggagatttaagttggacattaggaaaaagttcctaactgtcagggtagttaaacactggaataaattgcctaggaaggttgtggaatctccatctctggagatatttaaagtaggttagataaatgtctatcagggatggtctagacagtatttggtcctgccatgagggcaggggactggactctatgacctctcgaagtcccttccagtcctagagtctatgaatctataagagtGATTAGGGCAGGACAGAGGAGCTGCCTGTACTTTTCTCCCCCAGAGCCATCCCTGAGTGCTCCTtcaggctcccagcagcagctgctgctctttccACCACCTGATGGTGGAAGCCAGTTGTTATGGGGAACCAGACTTCTactgccaggttcccttttcaaccggactttccagttgaaatctggacatctggcaaccctagtccCTGACCTGTCCTTTCCCTGTTTGTCCCTTCATTACAGGGAAAAATAGAAGCTGAGAGGCAGAAGATTGTGTCTGAATTTGAGCAACTGCGGCAATTCTTGGAGGAGCAAGAGCgactcctgctggcccagctggaaGAGTTGGACAAGGAAATTGTGAAGATACAGGATGAATATGTCACCAAACTGTCTGAGGAGATTTCCCGACTCAGTGACTTGATCAGTGAGATAGAAGAGAAGTGTCAGCAGCCAACGagtgaattcctgcaggtgagacAGTTAGAGACACCCAGATCCctgcccagggaagggagagattCTGAGTGATTAACTTTGGCGTTTACTAAGTTCTTGGAGAGCTTCCACTCCACAATGGAGACTGTCAGGGTGTCCTTTAGCAAAGTGAgggaaaacaagattttttacaTTTCTAATATTTCTAGTGTGGAAACAGTTTTGCTGTTTTAAAGGCAGACTTCTCAGGCCTTTTTGATACATTATATGTAAGCCCCGTTTTTTCAGTTTAAAGCAATTTTTACGAAAAAATTCCCGGGGTTTACAAAAAGTAGtcgtgtttttttttctgattttcatccTACTCTTGTATCCTTCAAATCTATATAAAACATACAATACACTGCATGAGATCTCTGTATTCCGATAATACATTAGtcagtgtgtgtatatacaaaGCTGCCTGCTGAAGGAAGAACGTATtgttctagaacaggggtgggcaaactttatGGCCCAAGgcccacattggggttgcaaaactgtagggagggctgtgcctccccaaacagccttgcTCCGCCCCCTATCCACCTCCTCACACTTCCTgcaccctgactgccccctcagaacctccaaccctccctgctccttgtcccctgaccaccaccaccccggaATCCCCCATCCCTAACTGCCCCTCCTGgaaccccaccctctatccaagCCCGCTGCTCCcagttccctgactgccctgacccctagccACACCCTCGCCCCCTGACAGGGCCCCCAGGACTCCAatgcttatccaaccccccacctGTTTCTTGaccaccccccagaacctctgtccCATTCAagtgctccctgtcccctgactgcccctgggacCTTCTGCCCCTTacccaacccctcagccccagcccccttaccatgccactcaaagCAGCATGTGTGGCAGCTGTGCCACACagccagagccagacatgctgctcggCAGGAGCGCACaacccgctgcccagagcacttcCTGCAtggctgcgggggagaggagaTAGCAAGAGAGGGGCCAGGGGCCAGCCACtccggccaggagctcaggggccggatgtggcccgcgggctgtagtttgcccacctcttttctagaagatacacacaataaaccaACAGGCACGCGCACAAGCTCTGAAATGCGTGTGCATCTTAACATACTGATGAATCCCACCCACCACGTACACATTTCAAACTGTTAGCAGACAATGGGTTAAAGATGTGAtgcactaaaatgggaagaaaatgaaaatctgcagCAGAATACGTTTCAGAAGACACGGAAGTATTCAAAAAGGTTATAGAAACAAAAACAGGAGccaaggatgaagttgagtgtatgcgcTGCAAATGGGGTGGCCCAATTATCAAATGtgaatatttataggctaatagttctaagtctacacCAGTAAACTGTTggttcaaatgaaaagttttatttggggattagagatgtattgttttcttaaactcagggGGGCACTGTGTTTTGAgctctgttttagttctgcagcaaaccacagtgATGAacggaattcaaagcattaatctactgaatacttttttccccgtctttccatccaccaaaacaaaccccgatatttacccagaaaagtTAAgtgttttgcactgatttttcacctgtttttgttgtggtaataaacactgataagttctcaggaaaaacttctaaaatgaaaactgaaaacaaagggccctAATGATATGGAAGCAGTAAAAGACACAACTCCAgtttctgggaagtgggagatTAGGAGAGCTAAGTTCTTTGCAGGGTCTATTAGGAAACGGGAATGAATCCAGCTTTCAGAATTGCTGACTAGAATTGCATACATGGAGAAAGGCAAACACTGGACACAGCTGTTGCATGTGGAAGACAGGGATTCAGGTGTCTGATCAGTCTGTTTGAGCAAGTGCCATTGGCACAGGCAAAATAGAATTTAGAAAGCAAAAACGCACAATCGTGGTGCATGCTCAGGGGCCCCTTTCCATCAAAGTCTGTGAATGGACTTTTAAAGGTGCAGCTACAAAGAACTGCTTCTAGAGCTCGACTAGGGATGGCAGAGTGAGTCATCCATCTCCAGAGCAGGAGCGATCCCCAGCTTGTGGCATGTGGGATTGAActctttctctcccaccccctttcTCTCTTCTAGGACATCAGAAGCACCTGGAGCAGGTACGTAACTCTTTTCCATTTCCCCTTACGCGTCACGATGTTGGAAGGGGATTAGACCCCCGGGGTCAGATTTTGcagggtatttaggcacctggcATGTAGCTAGGCACTTGGTTGAATTTTCCAAAGCAGCTAAGCGAGTTAGGCACCTCCCATTGCAATCAGTGGCAGATGGGAACCTAGCTtggttaggtgcttttgaaaatcccaggactgacctttaaaaatcaggccttacgtgacttgcccaaggtcatgcagggaggatgtggcagagcagggagtggaaCTAAATTTCCAGAGTCCTACAGCAACCCCTTACCCACTGGAACATCCTTTCCCTTGAGATTATGCCCTTTTCTCTGAGGGGGCAGCTTGTGGACCCCTTACTCTCTTTAACTCCTATTTGAGGATCTAGGCATTTAAATACTCCAGTGAGGAGGGCAATTGACTCACCAGTGGGAGTTAGAGGCTCACAGCGAGCCCACAAGAGAGCGGCCTCTGGTAGCTCATTttcacaaaagaaagaaaagatttagagatttttggggttttttttttcccctctaggtGTGAGAAGGCGAAGGTAGAGAAACCAGTGGCCGTGCCAGAGGACCTGAGAGAGGGAGTCGGCGTCTCTTCCCAAAGAAATGTTTGtctgcaggaggctctgaagAAACTCAAAGGTAACTTAACAGTTATCTGGGTTCACGCTATGGTGATGATACATGGAGATCTACCTCTGACTGTGGAAGGAGATGGACTCTGGCATATTAGTTCTCAGCTTGTCCCAGCTAGATGTCTTtgtgggtgggatggggagggctcAGGGTTGATGCCAGTTCTCCAGGCCTCCACTTGGATTGTCTCAGACCCAACCCTGGGTGTCAAAATTGGCCACTCAGAATTTCAGAGAGACACAATCACCaaattttttagaaaatgttgaatgcAACCTCCATGTCTGGGATTTTCCAAGGGAactaagggatttaggcacccatCTCTCTGACCATCCATGCGGAGTTGGCCCCCATATGGcctcagctcttttgaaaatcccagagtCCGTACCTCAAGTTCCTCCATCTTTCAAAAGGGGGAAATAATGGCCAAGCTACCTTGTTGTGCTAATTAGTGAATGCCgcccagtgctttgagatccttggaggcAGGTGGGAGATGGAGAGGTGCAAGATATTATATTTTGGACAATGATTTCATTTTAGTTTGGTCTTGCTGGAAAGGTCTCCCCATTCCAATCTGCCTCTCGTTCTATGATCTTTTCCTTTGGACTGTCTCAGAATTACAGCACGGTTCCATCCAGTGctgctgtagctgtgtcagttccaggatattagaaaaggcagaggaggtaacagcttttattggaccaactcctgttggggagagacaaactttcgagcgacagacctgaagaagagctctgagtaagctccaaagcttgtctccttCAAGCATGATTCCATTAATTAACGGTAGGAATGTCACCAGAGTTAATACAACATGAAATCACCTCTTCCAGTCCTTCCTTTCTCTAGAGACCCGGCCCTCTGAACTGACCTCTGAGCccaaaggcagagagaaagggtgagggctagattcacaaaaggacttggggggggggggtctatctgccattttaggcacctaaatcccagaatcagatcccactgggattcacaaagcccccCGCTCAGCTGCAACCAAACCTTGTAGGTGCCTAAAATCACTCATCACCtctgtttttgcagtaaaagtcccatcagcacctgtttctgcctctgtgcaTGTGCACTGCAGTTCCAGTCTAGCCGTCCAGACACATAAGTACCAGAGAGATACACTAATTGGGGAAAGAAAGGTGTTCCTCCTCCTAACTCACCTACAGGCCCCAATCTGATACACATGCTCTGAGCACAATTACTGGCTTCGGCCCTATATGTGAACTTGCCCAAAAGAGCCAGGCCATGGAGTAGGAGGAGCTCCCTTCTAACCTATAGATCTGTGATTAGGatactcagctgggatgtgggaacTCCCCAGTCCCGCAGAGGGGAAGAATGGATTCCAACAGGGGTCTGATGTAGGCCTCCCTCCATCTCTCGTGTTGAATCTGATCCACTGTGTATAAAGTATTGAGCAGAGGGACAGGCTTCTGagtctcccacttcccagatggATGCTCTAGCCACCTGGCTACAGAGGCATTCTCATaagctttctctcctcctccccccaatgaATCTTTATTGATTATCCCCAATGGAACATCTCCCACAGAAGAGCATGAGGGCACCCATGCAAAGGGAGGCCCCTACCATGCTACCCAGCCTCAGTCGCCAAACACCCTGAGAGGGCCGGGGCCTAGCACAACCCCTCACTGTGGTACTTTCCGCTGGCTGGCATAAGCAGGGAGTCACCTAGCattctggcttttgtgaatcccatccCAAGGCGCATCTCTATCCCTGTTCATGGTACAGGGAGCctgactcaggctttgtgaatcacagtgacTGTCCAAGTGCCTAAATGTTGGATGTTGTGACGCTGAGTGTCCACCTCGCCTGTTTCTTTGTGAATCCAGCCAGCCCTAAGTTTTCCTGAGGCTATTTTCCTACCAGAAAGGGAGAAATCACCTCTCCtctgctcttttctttctccagAGACCCTGCCCTATCAACTGAACTTTCTGATCTCACAGGCGGAGAAAGAGAGTAAGTTTCCATGAGGATATTTTCTTACaacaattattaatttaaaatctcAGGATTAATTTTTAGAAAAACGTTCTGAAGGCTTTTTACTAGAGTGGTTCAGCCTGCGTCCTCGCTGCAAAGTGGGCAGGTCACGAGCCCGAGTAAAAGTAGAACCCGAGCTGTACCTCAGCTCCCTATCCAAGCCAGCTGGCCTGGTTGGAAAGCGCCACTGAACTCAGGAGAGGGGTCTGTCAGGACAGGAAGGGCCTCAGGGTTAGCAGCCGAGTAAGAGCCTGCGttacctctgcagtgaagacagaccaTAATACTCTCCtcctgtgtgtctctctcccctcttgcAGTACAGGCCACTCCGGATCCAGATCTGGCAAATCCCTGTTTCATCGTATCCACAAATGAGAGTGTGATATACAAATACCAACACACAAAATCTCTGACGAAACAGAACAGGTTTTACCCTGCTGCCTGTGTGCTGGGCCATACGGGCTTCTCCTCAGGGAGATGTTACTGGCAAGTGGAGGTGGGGAACAAACATCTTTGGGTTTTGGGCATTGCCAAAGAGTCTGTGATACACAAGGGAGCGATAAGCTGTACACCAGAGAAGGGGATCTGGGCTTTGCAGAGTACAGGGAATGAGTACTGGGCCCTCACCTCCCCTAAGACTGCTCTGGACCTACCTCTTAGCCCCAGTAACATTGGGATTTATCTGGATTATGAAGGGGAGAAAGTTACATTTTATGACATTACACCTTCTGGCAGAGAGCCAATCTTTACTTTCACATCCTCTTTCACTGGGAAGATCGTCCCCTTCTTTGGGAGCCGGAGTATCAAATATCGGAAACAATTTGTTGGTTATCAGTATGAGCTATTGGATTAAAACTGTGACAGAGGAGTGGGTGTCACACTCAATATGAGATATCTAAAGTAGAGCAAAGATGTGGGAAATATATAAATTATGGCTATCACACATTGCAAGCCTATGAAAACGATGTGTCAGGCTCCCTAAAATCATGTTTTCTTAATCCTTTTCTACACAAACATGAAGGC contains these protein-coding regions:
- the LOC142047638 gene encoding zinc finger protein RFP-like isoform X1, encoding MAAAGNPLKSLRDEATCSICLSFFTDPVTIDCGHNFCRACIAQCWERPDTDISCPQCRETFRQRTLRPNRQLGNLAEIAKQLSVPAAAAAAAGGLCNAHQEPFKLFCNQDQVLICVICRESQAHRAHRVVPIEEAAREHKEQIQIQLNTLKQEREELLEWKQDGETQSQEYLGKIEAERQKIVSEFEQLRQFLEEQERLLLAQLEELDKEIVKIQDEYVTKLSEEISRLSDLISEIEEKCQQPTSEFLQDIRSTWSRCEKAKVEKPVAVPEDLREGVGVSSQRNVCLQEALKKLKETLPYQLNFLISQAEKEIQATPDPDLANPCFIVSTNESVIYKYQHTKSLTKQNRFYPAACVLGHTGFSSGRCYWQVEVGNKHLWVLGIAKESVIHKGAISCTPEKGIWALQSTGNEYWALTSPKTALDLPLSPSNIGIYLDYEGEKVTFYDITPSGREPIFTFTSSFTGKIVPFFGSRSIKYRKQFVGYQYELLD
- the LOC142047638 gene encoding zinc finger protein RFP-like isoform X2; amino-acid sequence: MAAAGNPLKSLRDEATCSICLSFFTDPVTIDCGHNFCRACIAQCWERPDTDISCPQCRETFRQRTLRPNRQLGNLAEIAKQLSVPAAAAAAAGGLCNAHQEPFKLFCNQDQVLICVICRESQAHRAHRVVPIEEAAREHKEQIQIQLNTLKQEREELLEWKQDGETQSQEYLGKIEAERQKIVSEFEQLRQFLEEQERLLLAQLEELDKEIVKIQDEYVTKLSEEISRLSDLISEIEEKCQQPTSEFLQDIRSTWSRCEKAKVEKPVAVPEDLREGVGVSSQRNVCLQEALKKLKVQATPDPDLANPCFIVSTNESVIYKYQHTKSLTKQNRFYPAACVLGHTGFSSGRCYWQVEVGNKHLWVLGIAKESVIHKGAISCTPEKGIWALQSTGNEYWALTSPKTALDLPLSPSNIGIYLDYEGEKVTFYDITPSGREPIFTFTSSFTGKIVPFFGSRSIKYRKQFVGYQYELLD